A region from the Streptomyces sp. 3214.6 genome encodes:
- a CDS encoding SRPBCC family protein — MAEHTSSSITIEAAPADVMAVIADFARYPDWTGEVKQAEVLETDERGRAEQVRLVMDAGAIKDDQVLGYTWTGEHEVSWTLVKSQMLRQLDGTYLLKPAGAGATEVTYRLTVDVKIPMLGMIKRKAEKVIIDRALAGLKKRVESGEK, encoded by the coding sequence ATGGCGGAACACACCAGCTCGAGCATCACGATCGAGGCGGCACCGGCCGATGTCATGGCGGTGATCGCCGACTTCGCCCGCTACCCGGACTGGACCGGAGAGGTGAAGCAGGCGGAGGTCCTCGAGACGGACGAGCGCGGCCGCGCCGAGCAGGTCCGCCTGGTCATGGACGCCGGCGCCATCAAGGACGACCAGGTCCTCGGCTACACCTGGACCGGCGAGCACGAGGTGTCCTGGACCCTGGTGAAGTCCCAGATGCTGCGCCAGCTCGACGGCACCTACCTCCTCAAGCCGGCCGGCGCCGGCGCGACCGAGGTCACCTACCGGCTGACCGTGGACGTCAAGATCCCCATGCTGGGCATGATCAAGCGCAAGGCCGAGAAGGTCATCATCGACCGCGCCCTGGCAGGCCTGAAGAAGCGCGTGGAGTCGGGGGAGAAGTAG
- a CDS encoding DUF5304 domain-containing protein, translating into MSEERPTPDAAGEPAGTEHIDDGPRASDADAWATAAAEDLAEEKARRRAQYGPPQGSAAEELRRLVDAVGEKLSSIQSPLLGAVAGPAAQQVVRQVVQQAKAAVEPVIERNPDVFDHLAAAGTELLAAYRSAVQTQERRWTTRADDPRDDPRRDGGDDTGPGQRIDLD; encoded by the coding sequence ATGAGCGAAGAGCGTCCCACGCCCGACGCCGCCGGGGAGCCCGCCGGGACAGAGCACATCGACGACGGGCCCCGCGCCAGCGACGCCGACGCCTGGGCCACCGCCGCCGCCGAGGACCTGGCCGAGGAGAAGGCCCGCCGCCGCGCCCAGTACGGCCCGCCCCAGGGCTCGGCCGCCGAGGAACTGCGCAGGCTCGTCGACGCGGTCGGCGAGAAGCTGTCGTCGATCCAGTCCCCGCTGCTCGGAGCGGTCGCCGGGCCCGCCGCCCAGCAGGTGGTCCGCCAGGTCGTCCAGCAGGCCAAGGCCGCCGTGGAACCCGTCATCGAGCGCAACCCGGACGTCTTCGACCACCTCGCGGCGGCAGGCACCGAACTCCTCGCGGCCTACCGCTCGGCCGTCCAGACCCAGGAACGGCGCTGGACGACCAGAGCGGACGACCCGCGCGACGACCCCCGCCGCGACGGCGGCGACGACACCGGTCCCGGCCAGCGCATCGACTTGGACTGA
- a CDS encoding GMC oxidoreductase yields the protein MAALQTAATLGFTRVGLQSAQAAEPAAVESAPAIVVGSGYGAAVAALRLGQAGIRTLVLEMGRLWNTAGADGKVFCNTANPDQRSMWFRTRTEAPLATFLWLDVVNRDISLYPGVLDRVHFDNMSVFVGRGVGGGSLVNGSMAVTPLQSYFAEQFPTVDAGEMYSTYFPRARAMLGVNSVDPAWFESTEWYQFTRVSRKHAANTGLKTTFVPSVYDFGYMQREAAGTAVKSALDQEVIYGNNYGKRSLDKSYLASALGTGNVTIHTMEKVRGISRASDGTYLLTADRIDVTGKVVETRQYGCTYLFLGGGSLGTSELLVRARDTGTLPALDASVGAGWGPNGNVMLGRANHLWDTVGANQSTMPVMGIDDWANTANPVFAEIAPLPTGLEHWVSLYLAITKNPQRAAFTYDASSGGVKLGWSAAQSAVSVSMAKKLFDRINSANSTIYRYDLFGSGNKVFADDFTYHPLGGCVLGKATDNYGRVKGYSKLYVTDGSLVPGNIGVNPFVTITALAERTMARVLVEDTAP from the coding sequence ATGGCCGCCCTTCAGACGGCGGCCACCCTCGGCTTCACCCGCGTAGGACTCCAGTCCGCCCAGGCGGCCGAGCCCGCCGCCGTCGAATCCGCCCCCGCCATCGTCGTCGGCTCCGGCTACGGCGCCGCGGTCGCCGCCCTGCGCCTGGGCCAGGCCGGCATCCGCACCCTCGTCCTGGAGATGGGCCGGTTGTGGAACACGGCCGGCGCCGACGGAAAGGTCTTCTGCAACACCGCCAACCCCGACCAGCGGTCCATGTGGTTCCGCACCCGCACCGAAGCGCCGCTGGCCACCTTCCTGTGGCTGGACGTCGTCAACAGGGACATCAGCCTCTACCCCGGCGTTCTGGACCGGGTGCACTTCGACAACATGTCCGTCTTCGTGGGCCGCGGCGTCGGCGGCGGCTCCCTGGTCAACGGCTCGATGGCCGTCACCCCGCTCCAGTCCTACTTCGCCGAGCAGTTCCCCACCGTCGACGCGGGCGAGATGTACTCCACGTACTTCCCGCGCGCCCGCGCCATGCTCGGCGTCAACAGCGTCGACCCCGCCTGGTTCGAGTCGACCGAGTGGTACCAGTTCACCCGCGTCTCGCGGAAACACGCGGCGAACACCGGCCTGAAGACCACCTTCGTGCCCAGCGTCTACGACTTCGGCTACATGCAGCGCGAAGCCGCCGGAACCGCCGTCAAGTCCGCCCTCGACCAGGAGGTCATCTACGGGAACAACTACGGAAAACGCAGCCTCGACAAGTCGTATCTGGCGTCGGCGCTCGGCACCGGCAACGTCACGATCCACACCATGGAGAAGGTGCGCGGGATCAGCCGGGCGAGCGACGGGACGTACCTCCTGACCGCCGACCGCATCGACGTCACCGGCAAGGTCGTCGAGACCAGGCAGTACGGCTGCACCTACCTCTTCCTCGGCGGCGGCAGCCTCGGGACCAGCGAACTCCTCGTCCGGGCGCGGGACACGGGCACACTGCCCGCGCTGGACGCGTCCGTCGGCGCGGGCTGGGGCCCCAACGGCAACGTGATGCTCGGGCGGGCCAACCACCTGTGGGACACCGTCGGCGCCAACCAGTCGACCATGCCGGTGATGGGCATCGACGACTGGGCCAACACCGCCAACCCCGTCTTCGCGGAGATCGCCCCGCTCCCCACGGGACTCGAACACTGGGTCAGCCTCTACCTGGCGATCACCAAGAACCCGCAGCGGGCGGCGTTCACGTACGACGCCTCCTCCGGCGGGGTGAAGCTCGGCTGGAGCGCCGCACAGAGCGCCGTCTCCGTGAGCATGGCGAAGAAACTGTTCGACCGGATCAACTCGGCGAACTCCACCATCTACCGGTACGACCTGTTCGGCTCCGGAAACAAGGTCTTCGCCGACGACTTCACCTACCACCCGCTCGGCGGCTGCGTGTTGGGCAAGGCGACCGACAACTACGGCCGGGTGAAGGGGTATTCGAAGCTGTACGTCACCGACGGCTCACTGGTGCCCGGCAACATCGGGGTGAACCCGTTCGTCACGATCACCGCGCTCGCCGAACGCACGATGGCGCGGGTCCTCGTGGAGGACACCGCGCCATGA
- a CDS encoding ROK family glucokinase, with protein sequence MGLTIGVDIGGTKIAAGVVDEEGNILSTHKVPTPGTPEGIVDAIASAVEGARVGHQIVGVGIGAAGYVNRQRSEVYFAPNIHWRNEPLKDKVEARVGLPVVVENDANAAAWGEYKFGAGKGHRNVICITLGTGLGGGIIIGNKLRRGHFGVAAEFGHIRMVPDGLLCGCGSQGCWEQYASGRALVRYAKQRANATPENAELLLGLGDGSPEGIEGKHISMAARQGDPVAVDSYRELARWAGAGLADLASLFDPSAFIVGGGLSDEGELVLDPIRKSYKRWLVGGNWRPVAEVIAAQLGNEAGLVGAADLAREPDPIM encoded by the coding sequence ATGGGACTCACCATCGGCGTCGACATCGGCGGCACGAAGATCGCGGCCGGCGTGGTCGACGAGGAAGGCAACATCCTCTCGACCCACAAGGTGCCGACCCCGGGCACGCCGGAGGGCATCGTGGACGCCATCGCCTCGGCGGTGGAGGGCGCACGCGTCGGGCACCAGATCGTCGGCGTCGGCATCGGCGCCGCCGGTTACGTCAACCGCCAGCGCTCGGAGGTCTACTTCGCGCCCAACATCCACTGGCGCAACGAGCCGCTGAAGGACAAGGTCGAGGCCCGCGTGGGCCTCCCCGTCGTCGTGGAGAACGACGCCAACGCCGCCGCGTGGGGCGAGTACAAGTTCGGCGCGGGCAAGGGCCACCGCAACGTCATCTGCATCACCCTCGGCACCGGCCTCGGCGGCGGCATCATCATCGGCAACAAGCTGCGCCGCGGCCACTTCGGCGTCGCCGCCGAGTTCGGCCACATCCGCATGGTGCCGGACGGCCTGCTGTGCGGCTGCGGCTCGCAGGGCTGCTGGGAGCAGTACGCCTCCGGCCGCGCCCTCGTCCGCTACGCCAAGCAGCGCGCCAACGCCACCCCGGAGAACGCCGAGCTCCTGCTCGGCCTGGGCGACGGCAGCCCCGAGGGCATCGAGGGCAAGCACATCTCGATGGCCGCCCGGCAGGGCGACCCGGTCGCCGTCGACTCCTACCGGGAGCTCGCCCGCTGGGCCGGCGCCGGCCTCGCCGACCTGGCCTCGCTCTTCGACCCGTCCGCCTTCATCGTCGGCGGCGGCCTCTCCGACGAGGGCGAACTGGTCCTCGACCCGATCCGCAAGTCGTACAAGCGCTGGCTGGTCGGCGGCAACTGGCGCCCGGTCGCCGAGGTGATCGCCGCCCAACTCGGCAACGAGGCCGGCCTGGTCGGCGCAGCGGACCTGGCGAGAGAGCCCGACCCCATCATGTGA
- a CDS encoding metallophosphoesterase family protein yields MVSDVHGNARDLARAGEGADALICLGDLVLFLDYADHSRGIFPDLFGEENADLLVELRTARRFEEARELGARLWSGVGGDRAALIEKAVRKQYAEMFTAFPNPTYATYGNVDIPQLWPEFAGPGTTVLDGERVEIGGRVFGFVGGGLKTPMRTPYEISDEEYAAKIEAVGEVDVLCTHIPPEVPELVYDTVARRFERGSRALLDAIRRTRPRYSLFGHVHQPLARRMRIGATECVNVGHFAGSGKPWALEW; encoded by the coding sequence GTGGTCAGCGACGTGCACGGCAACGCGCGCGACCTGGCCCGGGCCGGGGAGGGCGCGGACGCGCTGATCTGTCTGGGCGACCTGGTGCTGTTCCTGGACTACGCCGACCACTCGCGTGGCATCTTCCCCGACCTCTTCGGCGAGGAGAACGCCGACCTCCTCGTGGAACTGCGCACCGCCCGCCGATTCGAGGAGGCCCGCGAGCTCGGCGCCCGGCTGTGGAGCGGCGTCGGCGGCGACCGGGCCGCACTCATCGAGAAGGCCGTCCGCAAGCAGTACGCCGAGATGTTCACGGCGTTCCCCAATCCGACGTACGCGACCTACGGCAACGTCGACATCCCCCAGCTGTGGCCCGAATTCGCCGGACCGGGCACGACCGTCCTGGACGGGGAGCGGGTGGAGATCGGCGGCCGCGTCTTCGGCTTCGTCGGCGGCGGACTGAAGACGCCCATGCGCACCCCGTACGAGATCAGCGACGAGGAGTACGCCGCGAAGATCGAGGCCGTCGGCGAGGTCGACGTGCTGTGCACCCACATCCCGCCCGAGGTGCCCGAACTCGTCTACGACACCGTGGCGCGCCGCTTCGAACGGGGCAGCCGCGCCCTGCTGGACGCCATCCGCCGCACCCGTCCCCGCTACTCGCTCTTCGGCCATGTCCACCAGCCGCTCGCCCGCCGGATGCGCATCGGGGCGACCGAGTGCGTCAACGTGGGGCACTTCGCGGGCAGCGGCAAGCCGTGGGCGCTGGAGTGGTGA
- a CDS encoding glycosyltransferase family 4 protein: MHKTLIVTNDFPPRPGGIQAFLHNMALRLDPDRLVVYASTWKRSREGVEATAAFDAEQPFTVVRDSTTMLLPTPGATRRAVGLLREHGCTSVWFGAAAPLGLMAPALRRAGAERLVATTHGHEAGWAQLPASRQLLGRIGETTDTITYLGEYTRSRIATALSAEAAGRMVQLPPGVDEKTFHPGSGGDEVRARLGLADRPVVVCVSRLVPRKGQDTLILAMPRILAAEPEAVLLIVGGGPYEKDLRRLASETGVADSVRFTGSVPWSQLPAHYGAGDVFAMPCRTRRGGLDVEGLGIVYLEASATGLPVVAGDSGGAPDAVLDGETGWVVRGGSPAEAAERIAVLLGDAELRRRMGERGRQWVEEKWRWDLLAEKLKTLL, encoded by the coding sequence ATGCACAAGACCCTGATCGTGACGAACGACTTTCCGCCCCGGCCGGGCGGTATCCAGGCGTTCCTGCACAACATGGCGCTCCGGCTCGACCCGGACCGTCTCGTCGTCTATGCCTCCACCTGGAAGCGCTCGCGCGAGGGCGTCGAGGCGACGGCCGCCTTCGACGCCGAGCAGCCCTTCACCGTCGTACGAGACTCCACGACGATGCTGCTGCCGACGCCCGGGGCGACCCGGCGGGCCGTCGGGCTGCTGCGCGAGCACGGGTGCACGTCGGTGTGGTTCGGGGCGGCCGCGCCGCTCGGGCTGATGGCGCCGGCGCTGCGCAGGGCGGGCGCCGAGCGGCTGGTGGCGACGACGCACGGGCACGAGGCCGGATGGGCGCAGCTGCCCGCCTCCCGGCAGCTCCTCGGCCGGATCGGCGAGACCACGGACACGATCACCTACCTCGGCGAGTACACACGCTCGCGGATAGCGACCGCGCTGAGCGCCGAGGCGGCCGGACGGATGGTGCAGCTGCCGCCGGGCGTCGACGAGAAGACCTTCCACCCGGGCTCGGGCGGCGACGAGGTGCGGGCGCGGCTCGGGTTGGCCGACCGGCCGGTGGTCGTGTGCGTCTCGCGGCTGGTGCCGCGCAAGGGGCAGGACACGCTGATCCTCGCCATGCCCCGGATCCTGGCGGCCGAGCCCGAGGCGGTCCTGCTGATCGTCGGGGGCGGCCCCTACGAGAAGGACCTGCGCAGGCTCGCGTCCGAGACGGGGGTGGCGGACTCCGTGCGGTTCACCGGGTCCGTGCCCTGGTCGCAGCTGCCCGCCCACTACGGCGCCGGCGACGTCTTCGCGATGCCGTGCCGGACGCGGCGGGGCGGGCTGGACGTCGAGGGCCTCGGGATCGTCTACCTGGAGGCCTCCGCGACCGGACTGCCCGTCGTCGCCGGGGACTCCGGCGGCGCGCCCGACGCCGTGCTCGACGGGGAGACGGGCTGGGTCGTGCGGGGCGGCTCGCCCGCCGAGGCGGCCGAGCGGATCGCCGTGCTGCTCGGGGACGCCGAACTGCGCCGCCGGATGGGGGAGCGGGGGCGGCAGTGGGTCGAGGAGAAGTGGCGCTGGGACCTGCTCGCGGAGAAGCTGAAAACATTGCTCTAG
- a CDS encoding ArsA family ATPase, with protein sequence MRTLLITGPGGSGRTTVAAATALRAAGTGTRTLVLSADRTDTLGAALGVRTGAHPTRVTPHLNAWRPDAAAGFRDDLAGFQDRATTVLDLLGASRLDPEEVTPLPGAEELTLLRALRDAALADGEGRHELLVVDLPPVPQALALLALPEELRRYLRRLLPPERQAARALRPMLGRLAGVPMPAEWLYETTARWDLELAAVEAVLADPATAVRLVAEPGPAGADAVRDARLGLALRALPVESLVANRVLPEAAAADSPLGPLGRLVTQQHKALGEWGGTVRPVAHLGHDPRGADDLTALAVPAVNPATSPVEWPVTDRLAQDGVLVWHLPLPGAIRDDLDLVRRGDELVVTAGPFRRIVALPSVLRRCTVDGAALRDGELCVRFAPDPDLWPQGR encoded by the coding sequence ATGCGCACCCTTCTGATCACGGGACCGGGCGGTTCCGGACGCACCACCGTCGCCGCCGCCACCGCCCTACGCGCCGCAGGCACAGGCACTCGCACGCTCGTCCTCAGCGCCGACCGCACCGACACCCTCGGCGCCGCGCTCGGAGTACGCACCGGGGCGCACCCCACAAGGGTCACCCCCCACCTCAACGCCTGGCGCCCCGACGCGGCGGCCGGCTTCCGGGACGACCTGGCCGGCTTCCAGGACCGCGCCACCACCGTCCTCGACCTGCTCGGCGCCTCCCGGCTCGACCCGGAGGAGGTCACCCCCCTCCCCGGCGCCGAGGAGCTCACCCTCCTGCGCGCCCTGCGCGACGCGGCCCTCGCCGACGGCGAGGGCCGCCACGAACTCCTCGTCGTCGACCTGCCGCCCGTCCCGCAGGCCCTCGCCCTGCTGGCCCTCCCGGAGGAGCTGCGCCGCTACCTGCGCCGCCTGCTCCCGCCGGAACGGCAGGCCGCCCGCGCCCTGCGCCCCATGCTCGGCCGGCTCGCCGGCGTGCCGATGCCCGCCGAGTGGCTGTACGAGACGACCGCCCGCTGGGACCTGGAGCTGGCCGCGGTCGAGGCCGTCCTCGCCGACCCCGCCACCGCCGTCCGCCTCGTCGCCGAGCCGGGACCGGCCGGCGCCGACGCCGTCCGCGACGCCCGGCTCGGCCTCGCCCTGCGCGCCCTGCCCGTCGAGTCCCTCGTCGCCAACCGCGTCCTGCCGGAGGCGGCCGCGGCCGACAGTCCCCTCGGCCCGCTCGGCAGGCTCGTCACCCAGCAGCACAAGGCCCTCGGGGAGTGGGGCGGGACGGTGCGGCCTGTCGCCCACCTCGGCCACGACCCCCGTGGCGCCGACGACCTCACCGCACTCGCGGTGCCCGCCGTCAACCCGGCGACCTCCCCGGTCGAGTGGCCCGTCACCGACCGGCTCGCCCAGGACGGCGTACTCGTCTGGCACCTCCCGCTGCCCGGCGCCATACGCGATGACCTCGACCTCGTGCGCCGCGGCGACGAACTCGTCGTCACCGCCGGACCCTTCCGCCGTATCGTCGCGCTGCCCTCCGTCCTGCGCCGCTGCACCGTCGACGGCGCCGCCCTGCGCGACGGCGAGCTGTGCGTCCGGTTCGCCCCCGACCCCGACCTGTGGCCACAGGGACGATGA
- a CDS encoding AMP-dependent synthetase/ligase, which translates to MREFSLPALYEVPADGNLTDIVRRNAAQHPDVAVIARKVGDAWQDVTATAFLAEVHAAAKGLIASGVQAGDRVGLMSRTRYEWTLLDFAIWCAGAVTVPVYETSSPEQVQWILSDSGATAVVVELDNHAAAVESVRDSLPALKHVWQIEAGAVEELGRLGQDVSDQAVEERSSQVKADDPATIVYTSGTTGRPKGCVLTHRSFFAECGNVVERLRPLFRTGECSVLLFLPLAHVFGRLVQIAPMMAPIKLGTVPDIKNLTDELASFRPTLILGVPRVFEKVYNSARAKAQADGKGAIFDKAADTAIAYSKALELPAGPPLALKIKHKVFDKLVYSKLRAVLGGKGEYAISGGAPLGERLGHFFRGIGFTVLEGYGLTESCAATAFNPWDRQKIGTVGQPLPGSVVRIADDGEVLLHGEHLFKGYWNNPGATAEALADGWFHTGDIGTLDEDGYLRITGRKKEIIVTAGGKNVAPAVIEDRIRAHALVAECMVVGDGRPFVGALVTIDEEFLGRWAADHGKSADSTAASLRDDADLQAAIQSAIDDGNAAVSKAESVRKFRILSSQFTEDSGHLTPSLKLKRNVVAKDYAGEIEALYAK; encoded by the coding sequence TTGCGCGAGTTCAGCCTTCCGGCTTTGTACGAGGTCCCTGCGGACGGCAATCTGACCGACATCGTCCGCAGAAACGCCGCGCAGCATCCCGACGTCGCCGTCATCGCCCGCAAGGTGGGCGACGCCTGGCAGGACGTGACGGCGACAGCCTTCCTGGCCGAGGTGCACGCCGCGGCCAAGGGCCTCATCGCCTCCGGCGTGCAGGCAGGCGACCGGGTCGGGCTGATGTCGCGCACCCGCTACGAGTGGACGCTGCTCGACTTCGCGATCTGGTGCGCGGGCGCGGTCACCGTGCCGGTGTACGAGACCAGCTCGCCGGAGCAGGTGCAGTGGATCCTCTCCGACTCGGGTGCGACGGCGGTCGTCGTCGAGCTGGACAACCACGCGGCGGCCGTCGAGTCGGTGCGTGACTCGCTGCCGGCACTGAAGCATGTGTGGCAGATCGAGGCGGGCGCGGTCGAGGAGCTCGGGCGGCTCGGCCAGGACGTCTCCGACCAGGCCGTCGAGGAGCGCAGCTCGCAGGTCAAGGCCGACGACCCGGCGACCATCGTCTACACCTCCGGCACGACCGGCCGGCCCAAGGGCTGTGTGCTGACGCACCGCAGCTTCTTCGCCGAGTGCGGAAACGTCGTGGAACGCCTGCGGCCGCTGTTCCGCACCGGTGAGTGCAGTGTGCTGCTCTTCCTGCCGCTCGCGCATGTCTTCGGCCGGTTGGTGCAGATCGCCCCGATGATGGCGCCGATCAAGCTGGGCACCGTCCCGGACATCAAGAACCTCACCGACGAGCTGGCGTCCTTCCGGCCGACGCTGATCCTGGGCGTGCCGCGGGTCTTCGAGAAGGTGTACAACTCGGCGCGCGCCAAGGCGCAGGCGGACGGCAAGGGCGCGATCTTCGACAAGGCGGCCGACACCGCGATCGCGTACAGCAAGGCGCTGGAGCTCCCGGCGGGCCCGCCGCTCGCTCTGAAGATCAAGCACAAGGTGTTCGACAAGCTGGTCTACAGCAAGCTGCGCGCGGTCCTCGGCGGCAAGGGCGAGTACGCGATCTCCGGCGGCGCCCCGCTGGGCGAGCGCCTCGGTCACTTCTTCCGCGGCATCGGCTTCACCGTCCTGGAGGGCTACGGCCTGACGGAGTCCTGTGCCGCGACGGCGTTCAACCCGTGGGACCGGCAGAAGATCGGCACGGTCGGGCAGCCGCTGCCGGGCTCGGTGGTGCGCATCGCGGACGACGGCGAGGTGCTGCTGCACGGCGAGCACCTGTTCAAGGGGTACTGGAACAACCCGGGCGCGACCGCCGAGGCGCTGGCCGACGGCTGGTTCCACACCGGTGACATCGGCACCCTCGACGAGGACGGTTACCTCCGCATCACCGGCCGCAAGAAGGAGATCATCGTCACCGCGGGCGGCAAGAACGTCGCTCCGGCCGTGATCGAGGACCGCATCCGCGCGCACGCGCTGGTCGCGGAGTGCATGGTGGTGGGCGACGGGCGGCCGTTCGTGGGCGCGCTGGTCACCATCGACGAGGAGTTCCTGGGCCGTTGGGCCGCCGACCACGGCAAGTCGGCGGATTCGACCGCGGCGTCGCTGCGCGACGATGCCGACCTTCAGGCCGCCATCCAGTCGGCGATCGACGACGGCAACGCCGCGGTCTCGAAGGCGGAATCGGTGCGGAAGTTCCGCATTCTCTCCTCCCAGTTCACGGAGGACTCGGGCCATCTCACGCCGTCGCTGAAGCTCAAGCGCAACGTGGTGGCGAAGGACTACGCGGGCGAGATCGAGGCGCTCTACGCCAAGTAG
- a CDS encoding endonuclease/exonuclease/phosphatase family protein: MTLLPNSRTEPDGSSVIRVLSYNIRSMRDDTDALARVITACAPDLVLVQESPIFFRWRKKLARLASATGQVILTGGGTAAGPAILCSLRATVERTEDVLLPLTPGEFRRGLATAVVRFGGARLGVVSCHLSLREDERYDQGGMVLDRLAGMGVEHAVAGGDINERPEGRTFARLSTVLRDCYTAAPWGAEHTFPAAGPTRRIDGIFVTKGVEVLGCGVPLGLPGITENDLRTATDHLPILAALRIPAS; the protein is encoded by the coding sequence ATGACGCTGCTCCCCAACTCCCGCACCGAGCCCGACGGTTCCTCCGTCATCCGCGTCCTGAGCTACAACATCCGCTCCATGCGGGACGACACCGACGCCCTCGCCCGCGTCATCACCGCCTGCGCCCCCGACCTGGTCCTCGTCCAGGAATCGCCGATCTTCTTCCGCTGGCGCAAGAAACTGGCGCGTCTCGCCTCGGCCACCGGCCAGGTGATCCTCACCGGCGGCGGCACGGCCGCGGGCCCCGCGATCCTCTGCTCGCTCCGGGCGACCGTCGAACGCACCGAGGACGTCCTGCTGCCCCTCACTCCCGGTGAGTTCCGCCGCGGTCTGGCCACCGCCGTGGTCCGCTTCGGGGGCGCCCGCCTGGGCGTCGTCAGCTGCCATCTCAGCCTCCGCGAGGACGAGCGCTACGACCAGGGCGGCATGGTTCTCGACCGGCTCGCCGGGATGGGCGTGGAGCACGCGGTCGCGGGCGGCGACATCAACGAGAGACCCGAGGGACGCACCTTCGCCCGCCTCTCCACCGTCCTCCGGGACTGCTACACCGCCGCACCCTGGGGCGCCGAGCACACCTTCCCGGCCGCCGGACCGACCCGCCGCATCGACGGAATCTTCGTGACGAAGGGCGTGGAGGTGCTGGGCTGCGGGGTGCCCCTCGGCCTGCCGGGCATCACCGAGAACGACTTGAGGACAGCCACGGACCACCTCCCGATCCTCGCCGCCCTCAGAATCCCCGCCAGTTAG
- a CDS encoding glycosyltransferase family 87 protein: METTDATRPLTGLLTTWGVTRLALLLCVFKVFLFPGPDVTVDVSVIYQGWNDVLRTGAFPAADVTWQYPPAAALAILSPALLPFLDYASAFFVLAFLADLAVLMLLLNSGLRPGRSLRGAWLWVAGLPLLGPTVYSRYDVMVTAVAVAALLAGVRHPRTMGTLTGFAALLKVWPVLLLAGAVRKRAWGAAAVTVGALAGVFALAMPGAFAFLTFQRDRGTEVESLGALVLHVARQFGWRGEVLLRYGSLEFLGPYVDVVSEVSLGLTAVAFGWLLLWRLTVRRLAAHTLAEAAFTAVLLFTVTSRVISPQYLIWLIGLAAVCLCFPDSRMPLPAALVLTASLVTVLEFPISFADVVRSTPFGVTLMVLRNGLLVAATLTAAVRLWRSTAPRPAALTPVPDPAPGTVPDPASDQAARTGEPAVSP, translated from the coding sequence ATGGAGACAACGGACGCGACGCGGCCCCTGACGGGTCTGCTGACGACCTGGGGCGTGACCCGGCTCGCCCTGCTGCTCTGCGTCTTCAAGGTGTTCCTCTTCCCCGGCCCGGACGTCACCGTCGACGTCTCCGTCATCTACCAGGGCTGGAACGACGTCCTGCGCACCGGCGCGTTCCCGGCGGCCGACGTCACCTGGCAGTATCCGCCCGCCGCCGCCCTCGCGATCCTCTCCCCCGCGCTGCTGCCCTTCCTCGACTACGCCTCGGCCTTCTTCGTCCTGGCCTTCCTCGCCGACCTGGCCGTCCTCATGCTGCTGCTGAACTCGGGGCTGCGCCCCGGCCGGTCCCTGCGCGGCGCCTGGTTGTGGGTGGCGGGCCTCCCGCTGCTCGGCCCGACCGTCTACTCCCGCTACGACGTGATGGTGACGGCGGTCGCGGTCGCCGCACTGCTCGCCGGGGTCCGCCACCCCCGGACGATGGGCACGCTGACGGGCTTCGCGGCGCTGCTGAAGGTGTGGCCGGTGCTGCTGCTGGCGGGCGCGGTGCGCAAGCGGGCGTGGGGCGCGGCCGCGGTGACCGTCGGCGCCCTGGCCGGCGTGTTCGCCCTCGCCATGCCCGGCGCCTTCGCCTTCCTCACCTTCCAGCGCGACCGGGGTACCGAGGTGGAGTCGCTGGGCGCCCTCGTCCTGCATGTGGCCCGGCAGTTCGGCTGGCGGGGCGAGGTGCTGCTCCGCTACGGCTCACTGGAGTTCCTCGGCCCGTACGTGGACGTCGTCAGCGAGGTGTCCCTGGGGCTGACCGCGGTCGCGTTCGGCTGGCTGCTGCTGTGGCGGCTGACGGTGCGACGCCTGGCCGCGCACACCCTCGCGGAGGCGGCCTTCACGGCGGTCCTGTTGTTCACGGTGACCAGCCGGGTGATCAGCCCCCAGTACCTGATCTGGCTGATCGGCCTCGCGGCGGTCTGCCTGTGCTTCCCCGACAGCCGCATGCCCCTCCCCGCCGCCCTGGTCCTGACCGCGTCCCTCGTGACGGTCCTGGAGTTCCCGATCTCCTTCGCAGACGTCGTGAGGAGCACCCCCTTCGGCGTCACCCTCATGGTCCTGCGCAACGGCCTTCTGGTCGCCGCCACGCTCACCGCGGCCGTACGCCTCTGGCGCTCGACGGCGCCGAGGCCCGCCGCCCTCACCCCCGTCCCCGATCCCGCCCCCGGTACCGTCCCCGACCCTGCCTCCGATCAGGCCGCCCGCACCGGCGAGCCCGCCGTCTCCCCCTGA